The following are encoded together in the Lagopus muta isolate bLagMut1 chromosome Z, bLagMut1 primary, whole genome shotgun sequence genome:
- the PHAX gene encoding phosphorylated adapter RNA export protein produces MALEVRRMEGDVEDGELSDSDSDMPAAGSPRERQQKSHDGSNAGRPFQSSLSSGAPDVPYRTTKSVDSSDESFSESDDDSCLWKRKRQKCFNFPPAKSEPFPVTQSHAKQTALGGKKVNNIWGMVLQEQNQDAVATELGILGMDGSIDRSRQSETYNYLLAKKLMKEAQQKEAETLDKELDEYMHDDKKTLPAEEENGQGFLKRKRSVKDRLGERQEMKYQGRYEITEEDSEERVADEIAYRLCEPKKDLIARVVKIIGKRKSIELLMETAEVEQNGGLFIVNGTRRRTPGGVYLNLLKNTPSIKEEQIKEIFYLENQKEYENKKAAKKRRIQILGKKMKKAIKGLNLQEYDDASRETFASDTNEALASLDDLQDGHHEAKMEPEDIIEIDNAHDLEIF; encoded by the exons ATGGCACTGGAGGTGCGGCGCATGGAGGGCGATGTGGAGGACGGCGAGCTCTCCGATTCGGACTCCGACATGCCCGCCGCCGGCTCCCCCAGGGAGCGGCAGCAG aaatcacaCGATGGCAGTAATGCAGGCAGACCTTTCCAGAGCAGCCTTTCATCAGGTGCACCAGACGTTCCTTATCGGACAACCAAGAGTGTAGATTCAAGTGATGAAAGCTTTTCTGAATCTGATGATGATAGCTGTCTGTGGAAACGAAAACGACAGAAATGTTTCAACTTTCCTCCTGCCAAATCTGAGCCATTTCCAGTTACTCAGAGCCACGCAAAACAAACTGCTCTAGGTGGTAAGAAAGTTAACAACATTTGGGGTATGGTGCTCCAGGAGCAAAATCAGGATGCAGTGGCTACTGAACTTGGGATTCTAGGGATGGATGGAAGTATTGACAGGAGCAGGCAGTCAGAGACTTACAATTATTTATTGGCTAAAAAGTTGATGAAGGAAGCTCAGCAAAAGGAGGCAGAGACTTTAGATAAAGAACTGGATGAATACATGCATGATGACAAGAAAACATTGccagcagaagaagaaaatggacaAGGCTTTCTCAAACGAAAGCGATCTGTAAAAGACAGACTGGGTGAAAGACAAGAAATGAAATACCAAGGAAGGtatgaaataacagaagagGATTCGGAGGAAAGAGTAGCAGATGAAATTGCTTACCG GCTTTGTGAACCAAAGAAAGATTTGATTGCTCGAGTAGTGAAAAtaattggaaagagaaaatctaTTGAGCTGCTCATGGAAACTGCTGAAGTGGAACAAAATGGTGGACTGTTCATAGTG AACGGTACAAGGAGAAGAACACCAGGGGGTGTTTATTTAAATCTGCTCAAGAATACTCCCAGTATCAAAGAAGAACAAATCAAG GAAATATTCTACCTGGAAAACCAAAAggaatatgaaaacaaaaaagctgctAAGAAGAGAAGAATACAAATTCtaggaaagaagatgaaaaaagcCATTAAAGGGCTTAACCTGCAAGAATATGATGATGCGTCTCGTGAGACTTTTGCCAGTGACACAAACGAAGCTCTGGCTTCTCTGGATGATTTGCAGGATGGGCATCATGAAGCCAAGATGGAACCTGAAGATATTATAGAAATTGATAATGCTCATGATTTGGAGATCTTTTAG